A window of Agelaius phoeniceus isolate bAgePho1 chromosome 9, bAgePho1.hap1, whole genome shotgun sequence genomic DNA:
TAACACCACAATTTTGGGGTCATCCCTCCTCTCAGAACAATGTAAGCTGTCACATTGTTTGAAGTCTATGAAGTGACAGTAACATggatgagaaaaagaaacacttcCCTTCCTGCTTAAGCATGCATTTACTTACCAGAAAATGTCCCTTTGCAAAGGCACTCTTTTATCCGATTAGCTTTTCTGACATGAAATGCTTTAGTAATCTCTTGATTCATGAAGGCTTCTTTATTCATAATATTCTCCACCATCATTCGCAAGTCAAAGACTTCCAAGATTTCAGCAATCTGAGCCAGTCTGGTGAGGTCTTTTTCGTTTTCATCCAGTTGGCCTGTGTATAAAAACTGCAAAACAGTTTTAAAAGGTGCAGCTTGCACAGAGGAATCCATTTTTACCACAGTTACAGGACACGTCCTCTTTGAGACAGGATTCACTTGCATTTCCTTGTGCATGCTAACAAACCCCTTACCCCAGCAGGACAGAGATCTTGCTGCAGAGTTTGTTTCACCAGATTCAGGTTCTAGCATGTTTAAAGACTCACTACTTTCTGGTGGGGGAATTTTAACATCAAGAGATTTCAAGGATGCCTCATCACTGTCACTGTTTGTCTCAAGGTGACTCGTCAGAACATCCTTATTTGTAGTTTCTTTATTAGACTGTGTTTCATCCAAGTATGGACTTTCCTCACATTCCATTAAGAAAAGGTCGTAAAACTTTGAAGAGGAGGTAGCTAGGTAAATCTTGTGAGCAAAAATGCAGTCCTGCTCCTGAAGAACAAACATGACATCTGCACACAGTGGGCTGTCCAATAAATATCCAGCTTCATTCATGCTCGGTGTGGGACACTCAGGAATTTTGATAACTGGAGGAGGGGCTTTTGGAGGTAGGAATGGAGCCTGAAGCAAAGGTTTTTGGACCTTCTTCAAATGAGATTTCCAGAATTGTAGGTGTCTTCTGGAGATCAGGGCAGCTCTAATTGCATTGTCAAACACATCTTTAATTCCAAACTGGTCAAATACACTGGTTTCATAGTAGGGTATCCCGAGTTCCTTGGCAacctctctgcctctctctggtGGCAAAATGTCTCCCCTTTTTATTGGCCTAGGGTAAACAAAAAATGAACCTTGTCACACAAAGTTACGCTAGAAATCATGGAATTTTACCAAATATTCAGCACTAAATCTGAGATAACTATCattcaaatgaaacaaaatataaaactaAGCGCACAAAGCCCTTTGGAAATCTACAGTCATGACCCTAGAGAGTTTTAGAATAGCACatgttttaaatttcatttaagTTTGGCGGTGTCTTTGCAATGTTACTAAATATACAAAGAAATCATTTAAGCAAAATGGAGCTGCCTCTTACTTAAAGTGAAATTTACAGTAAAAGAATTTGATAGGATATTCGAGAactttcattatttaaaaaacctCCTACCACCCCTTACTACTCAGATATTCTGTCACAACCATCATTTAAACACAAACAGAAATTCTCATGACATAAAAAATGCCAGAAATACAGCTAAATATTAAATGGAAATATTCCTTAAGCTcatgctttttaaagaaaatcatAGTAGCCTACAACAAAA
This region includes:
- the RHOBTB1 gene encoding rho-related BTB domain-containing protein 1 isoform X2, which encodes MWYQEIKHFCPRTPVILVGCQLDLRYADLEAVNRARRPLARPIKRGDILPPERGREVAKELGIPYYETSVFDQFGIKDVFDNAIRAALISRRHLQFWKSHLKKVQKPLLQAPFLPPKAPPPVIKIPECPTPSMNEAGYLLDSPLCADVMFVLQEQDCIFAHKIYLATSSSKFYDLFLMECEESPYLDETQSNKETTNKDVLTSHLETNSDSDEASLKSLDVKIPPPESSESLNMLEPESGETNSAARSLSCWGKGFVSMHKEMQVNPVSKRTCPVTVVKMDSSVQAAPFKTVLQFLYTGQLDENEKDLTRLAQIAEILEVFDLRMMVENIMNKEAFMNQEITKAFHVRKANRIKECLCKGTFSDVTFKLDDGSIKAHKPLLICSCEWMSAMFGGSFIESSNSEVALPNINKTSMQAVLDYLYTKQLSSSQELDTLELIALANRFCLPHLIALAEQHAVQELTKASMSGVAIDGEVLSYLELAQFHNANQLAAWCLHYICTNYNSVCSKFRKEIKAKSSDNQEYFERHRWPPVWYLKEEDHYQRVKKEREKEDVALNKHHSKRKWCFWNSSAVVA
- the RHOBTB1 gene encoding rho-related BTB domain-containing protein 1 isoform X3, with protein sequence MEEIKHFCPRTPVILVGCQLDLRYADLEAVNRARRPLARPIKRGDILPPERGREVAKELGIPYYETSVFDQFGIKDVFDNAIRAALISRRHLQFWKSHLKKVQKPLLQAPFLPPKAPPPVIKIPECPTPSMNEAGYLLDSPLCADVMFVLQEQDCIFAHKIYLATSSSKFYDLFLMECEESPYLDETQSNKETTNKDVLTSHLETNSDSDEASLKSLDVKIPPPESSESLNMLEPESGETNSAARSLSCWGKGFVSMHKEMQVNPVSKRTCPVTVVKMDSSVQAAPFKTVLQFLYTGQLDENEKDLTRLAQIAEILEVFDLRMMVENIMNKEAFMNQEITKAFHVRKANRIKECLCKGTFSDVTFKLDDGSIKAHKPLLICSCEWMSAMFGGSFIESSNSEVALPNINKTSMQAVLDYLYTKQLSSSQELDTLELIALANRFCLPHLIALAEQHAVQELTKASMSGVAIDGEVLSYLELAQFHNANQLAAWCLHYICTNYNSVCSKFRKEIKAKSSDNQEYFERHRWPPVWYLKEEDHYQRVKKEREKEDVALNKHHSKRKWCFWNSSAVVA